From one Anopheles bellator chromosome 1, idAnoBellAS_SP24_06.2, whole genome shotgun sequence genomic stretch:
- the LOC131216099 gene encoding pleiotropic regulator 1, which produces MEEVQRHSVHTLVFRSLKRTHDFFVANQSMLPEVDENLEKLKYKIKAHDTYGLVFDRTAKAKALAAKRNDGDRSDGAAVAKDVVLAITAGEQDRGIAEGVSSQMAMVPAAAPTSQSTSSAVQILPKKAPTIPKPKWHAPWKLCRVISGHLGWVRCVAVEPGNEWFATGAADRVIKIWDLASGKLKLSLTGHVSTVRGLAVSPRHPYLFSCGEDRQVKCWDLEYNKVIRHYHGHLSAVYTMSLHPTIDVLVTAGRDSTARVWDMRTKANIHTLAGHTNTVASVVTQAANPQIITGSHDSTVRLWDLASGKSMCTLTNHKKSVRAIVLHPSLYMFASASPDNIKQWRCPEGNFIQNLGGHNSIVNCMAVNPEGVLVSGGDNGTMFFWDWRTGYNFQRFQAAVQPGSMDSEAGIFSMTFDQSGSRLITTEADKTIKIYKEDDEATEESHPINWRPEIIKRRNY; this is translated from the exons ATGGAAGAAGTACAGCGGCACTCGGTGCACACGTTAGTGTTCCGTTCGCTCAAGCGTACCCACGATTTTTTCGTCGCCAATCAATCGATGCTGCCGGAGGTTGACGAAAATCT TGAGAAGCTAAAGTACAAGATCAAGGCCCACGATACGTATGGATTGGTATTCGATCGTACGGCCAAAGCTAAGGCATTGGCCGCCAAGAGGAACGACGGAGACAGAAGCGATGGAGCTGCAGTAGCGAAGGATGTTG TTCTAGCCATAACCGCCGGAGAGCAGGATAGAGGTATTGCGGAAGGAGTAAGCTCCCAGATGGCCATGGTGCCGGCCGCAGCACCGACATCGCAGAGCACTTCGAGTGCGGTTCAAATACTGCCGAAAAAGGCACCTACCATACCGAAACCAAAGTGGCACGCACCGTGGAAGCTTTGTCGCGTCATTTCCGGCCATCTCGGATGGGTCCGTTGTGTAGCAGTGGAGCCAGGCAATGAATGGTTTGCTACGGGAGCGGCGGATCGAGTGATTAAAATTTGGGACTTGGCCAGTGGAAAGCTGAAACTATCGCTTACTGGGCATGTTAGCACCGTTCGGGGACTCGCAGTCAGTCCGCGTCATCCGTACCTCTTCAGCTGCGGCGAAGACCGCCAAGTAAAATGCTGGGACCTGGAGTACAACAAAGTCATCCGGCACTATCACGGGCATCTGTCGGCCGTCTACACGATGTCGTTACATCCGACGATCGATGTGCTAGTCACTGCCGGGCGGGATTCTACTGCACGTGTGTGGGATATGCGCACAAAGGCCAACATCCACACACTGGcgggccacacaaacacggtcGCGAGCGTTGTGACGCAGGCGGCCAACCCGCAGATTATTACCGGTAGCCACGATTCAACAGTGCGGCTGTGGGATCTTGCCTCAGGTAAAAGCATGTGCACGCTCACGAACCACAAAAAGAGTGTCCGTGCGATCGTGTTGCACCCGTCGTTGTACATGTTCGCATCGGCCTCGCCCGACAATATCAAGCAGTGGCGCTGCCCGGAGGGCAATTTCATTCAGAATCTCGGTGGTCACAATTCCATCGTGAACTGCATGGCCGTCAACCCGGAGGGAGTCTTGGTGTCTGGAGGTGACAATGGCACAATGTTCTTCTGGGACTGGCGTACGGGCTACAACTTCCAGCGATTCCAAGCCGCCGTGCAACCGGGCTCGATGGACAGCGAAGCGGGCATTTTTTCAATGACTTTTGACCAATCCGGATCACGGTTGATTACAACCGAGGCCGATAAGACGATCAAGATCTACAAAGAGGATGACGAAGCAACGGAAGAATCCCATCCGATTAACTGGCGGCCCGAAATCATCAAACGCAGAAATTATTAA
- the LOC131206955 gene encoding gamma-soluble NSF attachment protein, with protein sequence MSSKIEEAQEHIRQAEKCLKTSILKWRPDYDNAAEEYNKAATCFRNAKSLDQCRDCLMKSADCHRQNRALFHAAKCLDQAILICKDMNNLGDIRKLAERACHLYQQHGSPESGATVLDKAAKILEQTHPEDALQLYKQAVDVVTIEDSTRQGAEYASKVARIMVKLGMYDQAADAIRREIGLHQQVGSDGAIGRLAVALVLVQLARGDYVAAEKAFKEWGNCCDSAEVQTLESLLLAYDDEDPELAQRALSSPFIRHMDVEYARLARDLPLPKGMSVAPKANVIENATASYISPNSADTSKPSTGPVAEDEDEGGLC encoded by the exons atgtccAGCAAAATCGAGGAAGCGCAAGAGCACATCCGCCAGGCGGAGAAATG CCTGAAAACGTCCATCCTGAAATGGCGTCCGGATTACGACAACGCGGCCGAGGAGTACAACAAAGCGG CCACTTGCTTCCGCAATGCTAAATCGCTCGACCAGTGCCGCGATTGTCTGATGAAGTCAGCCGATTGCCACCGACAGAACCGGGCCCTTTTCCATGCGGCCAAGTGCCTCGATCAGGCCATTCTGATATGCAAGGATATGAACAACCTCGGCGATATCCGGAAGCTGGCAGAGCGTGCGTGCCATTTGTATCAACAACACGGTTCCCCGGAATCGGGAGCTACCGTCCTCGACAAGGCGGCAAAGATATTGGAGCAAACGCACCCGGAAGATGCCCTTCAGCTATACAAGCAGGCCGTCGACGTAGTTACG ATCGAAGACTCGACGCGTCAGGGGGCCGAGTATGCTAGTAAAGTGGCCCGTATTATGGTGAAGCTTGGCATGTATGATCAGGCAGCCGATGCCATTAGGCGAGAGATCGGCTTGCATCAGCAAGTAGGGTCAGATGGCGCCATAGGACGGCTGGCGGTTGCGCTAGTGCTGGTTCAGTTGGCTCGCGGTGATTACGTGGCTGCCGAGAAGGCTTTCAAGGAGTGGGGCAATTGCTGCGATAGCGCCGAGGTGCAAACATTGGAATCGTTGTTACTG GCGTACGATGACGAGGATCCGGAACTAGCCCAGCGGGCTCTCTCTTCACCCTTCATACGCCACATGGACGTCGAATATGCTCGGTTGGCACGGGATTTACCACTCCCGAAAGGTATGTCGGTTGCGCCGAAGGCAAACGTTATCGAAAATGCGACCGCTTCTTACATTTCGCCGAATAGTGCCGAT ACATCGAAACCATCAACGGGCCCCGTTGcagaagacgaagacgaaggcgGTTTGTGTTAG